The Montipora capricornis isolate CH-2021 chromosome 3, ASM3666992v2, whole genome shotgun sequence genome includes the window atatatataaaTCTTGAGTATAGCCTATCCTTTGGGTAGAGTGCTAGATGCATTTCGCAGAGCGTAGTCATCTGAAGGTTGATTAGTTCAACCTTCAGATATATACAAATTATGCACAAGTTTGGTTTGACTATGCTATTTATCCATCATATACCCGTTTTAGTATCAAAACCGGTAGCTGTATGCCTTTGACTGGCCAACCGTTGGCACTTGTATTGGAAACCGAAATATCAATTTCTCGATCGGCGAACTGAAAATGCGCCATTTCTACGATAGATATCATTCTCAGGTTGTTAGACACAAGGAACATGTTGTGATTTGCTGATATGAATGCCGTAACAGGAGACAAAAGCAACGAGGAACTAAAGCGCATAATCTTGTTACTTGGAAAGCGAGGAAAGGAATCTCTAAGATGGGAGAACCACGAAGGAAATTTCTGGAATATCATGTTTAATCCGTCTTTAGAAATTTGGAACAACATATCTGGAACTTGCCTTATACTTCAACCTTATGGGAGCACAGCTGAAGATCTTAAGTCCGAAGAAGCCGATGATATCGGAGATGTGGACATCATGATATTTCCCGATTCAGATAATTTGTTGATCCACGACCAAATGATTGAATATTTACCCGACCATCCACTTCATGTTAGGATCAAAGGTGCCGATCATCCAGTGTTGAAGTTTTGCTGTGTGAAAGACACAGGTTACCTCTCCACTTCAGCCTTGAAAACATCGAATGAATTGATTTACGGAGATTTGGGGGACGCACTTGGTTTTACATTTGAATTAATATCACGCGAAACGCCCTCATTTACTCTGCCTCTTGCTTGCCACTTGGAGAACAGCGGCAGCAGTCCGGCTTTAAAAGTTAACTTCGCTCTTCCTTCGGAAGATTTAGCAACTTCACCCTCAATTCACTCATCAACAAGAGGAAGGCAGGAGAATTCCTTCCGGTTCCAGGAGAACGTTATGAATGAGCAAGTCAGGGAAGAGGTTGAGAGTGATGATGACAAAAGTGAAGAGAAACGAGAAGGAGACCGTTCTCTGACTGCAACGGAGTTGGAAGGAAAACGGCAGCTTTTTGCCCAAAAAATGGAGCCGTGTTCTAGTAAAGGCTTGATGAGAACGTTTGGgagggacagagaaaaactcgaAACCGAGAAGCAACTAAGAAAAATTCACGAAGAAAAGGCAGCGATGCACTTGTTTAAATACATGTTTGGAAAAGAAGATGACGGAAACGAAGAAAGCTTTAAAGAATCGAAGTTAATAGAAacggaaatcgaaaaagaatgTTTTTCCAAGAATACAGTGTTATCTGGAattgattttgtccctgctttaATGTCCCGTGGATGGCCCAAGGTTGCAAAAACTTGGATCGAACTGGAGCGCAAATGGCCCTCAGCTAACGTGGTCAGACAGATAATTACGGAAGGTTTCCACTTGGTGGCCAAAGCTCCAAAGAAAAGTGGCAATCCGGATTACGACTTTAGGATTTCATTCTCCCATGCAGAATACCTGTTGAGCAAAGAGATGAACGACATACAGCGAGAGTGTTACCGCTGCCTTAAGAAATTTCACCGAGCTTATCTTTCACGTCCTAAAGGACTGGTGACTTTTCATCTAAAGAACGTTTTTCTGCTAACGATTGAAGAAACTGGTGTCCACAAGTG containing:
- the LOC138043697 gene encoding uncharacterized protein; the protein is MNAVTGDKSNEELKRIILLLGKRGKESLRWENHEGNFWNIMFNPSLEIWNNISGTCLILQPYGSTAEDLKSEEADDIGDVDIMIFPDSDNLLIHDQMIEYLPDHPLHVRIKGADHPVLKFCCVKDTGYLSTSALKTSNELIYGDLGDALGFTFELISRETPSFTLPLACHLENSGSSPALKVNFALPSEDLATSPSIHSSTRGRQENSFRFQENVMNEQVREEVESDDDKSEEKREGDRSLTATELEGKRQLFAQKMEPCSSKGLMRTFGRDREKLETEKQLRKIHEEKAAMHLFKYMFGKEDDGNEESFKESKLIETEIEKECFSKNTVLSGIDFVPALMSRGWPKVAKTWIELERKWPSANVVRQIITEGFHLVAKAPKKSGNPDYDFRISFSHAEYLLSKEMNDIQRECYRCLKKFHRAYLSRPKGLVTFHLKNVFLLTIEETGVHKWTESNRAECMMKLLWNLFQVLTKRHLPHFFVRSYNLFCVDYIEEPCIMESLVGKVKEIMQYPTKFAKELVEHQ